One window from the genome of Acidihalobacter ferrooxydans encodes:
- the cas8c gene encoding type I-U CRISPR-associated protein Cas8c: MAESKIPVDLFNPGQVFACLGFMELANVLLGDAEAGFDWSDKPQTVFFLSTSGDDKPVEVVLEFLASASVESVTPVGYIEPSKKKADAKDGDDEEDDEEAESESGVASDAFSEIFPAKAGDATSLPVRLVPAKQPVIEVSHWADGSSRNTFKLYAGNRSAEKIAKAMLKGVRQKPKRGQAVGDLKYKGIRQLWDENKDDLIANPFNVLTPIGGSFNFDPRGAWTALDAGYSPNTQKHGVAASPLVHLLAACGLEHTRPAEFGVRQVRYCAWSGVLPVSLARVAFQGGIPSLPTRHFRFELALSGKNKIVTLAQQENAL, from the coding sequence ATGGCCGAATCGAAAATCCCCGTGGACTTGTTCAACCCCGGCCAGGTCTTTGCCTGCCTGGGCTTCATGGAACTTGCCAATGTACTGCTGGGCGATGCCGAGGCAGGGTTTGACTGGAGTGACAAGCCGCAGACCGTATTCTTCTTATCCACATCTGGTGATGACAAGCCCGTGGAGGTGGTGCTGGAGTTTCTGGCAAGTGCCAGCGTCGAGAGCGTGACACCTGTCGGTTATATAGAACCGTCCAAGAAAAAAGCCGATGCCAAAGATGGTGACGATGAAGAGGATGACGAAGAAGCCGAATCCGAATCGGGTGTGGCGAGTGACGCATTCTCCGAAATCTTCCCCGCTAAGGCAGGCGATGCCACTTCTTTGCCGGTGCGACTTGTGCCTGCGAAACAACCAGTCATTGAAGTCAGCCACTGGGCGGATGGTTCAAGTCGTAATACTTTCAAGCTCTACGCGGGAAACCGATCGGCAGAGAAGATTGCGAAGGCCATGCTCAAAGGTGTTCGCCAGAAACCGAAGAGGGGTCAAGCGGTAGGTGATCTCAAATACAAAGGCATCAGGCAGCTTTGGGATGAAAATAAAGATGACCTCATCGCCAACCCCTTCAACGTGTTGACGCCCATTGGTGGTAGTTTCAATTTCGACCCGCGCGGTGCGTGGACGGCGCTGGATGCCGGGTATTCACCAAATACACAAAAGCATGGCGTGGCCGCATCGCCGTTGGTGCATCTACTCGCGGCCTGTGGTCTGGAGCACACGCGGCCTGCGGAGTTTGGCGTCCGGCAGGTGCGCTATTGCGCATGGAGTGGCGTACTGCCCGTCAGCTTGGCGCGCGTGGCATTCCAAGGCGGCATTCCTTCGCTGCCAACCAGGCACTTCCGCTTCGAGCTTGCCCTGTCGGGCAAGAACAAGATTGTCACCCTTGCCCAACAGGAGAATGCACTATGA
- the cas2 gene encoding CRISPR-associated endonuclease Cas2 yields the protein MHEHLYIVAYDIADPKRWRRVFRLMKGYGEWLQLSVFQCRMSRTRHAELIALLDGIIHHNHDHIVLMDLGPAEGVKPRVVSLGKNFEAIERAPIIV from the coding sequence ATGCACGAACACCTCTACATCGTCGCCTACGACATTGCCGACCCCAAGCGCTGGCGGCGCGTATTCCGGCTCATGAAAGGCTACGGCGAATGGCTGCAACTGTCCGTATTCCAGTGTCGCATGAGTCGCACCCGACATGCCGAACTCATCGCCCTGCTCGACGGCATCATCCACCACAATCACGACCACATCGTTCTCATGGACCTGGGCCCGGCCGAAGGCGTCAAACCCCGCGTCGTCAGTCTTGGCAAGAATTTCGAAGCCATCGAACGCGCGCCGATCATCGTATGA
- a CDS encoding GNAT family N-acetyltransferase — MDLASARHGAALLAMMSGYACDAMGGGVDLSAEVKARLLSQLRGRPDYFGVLAFAGETAVGLVNCFEGFSTFQARPLLNVHDVFVSAQVRGQGLAQRMLAQVESEARRRGCCKLTMEVLEGNAAAQASYRRCGFAPYMLDPALGRALFWEKKLA; from the coding sequence GTGGATCTGGCATCTGCCCGGCATGGGGCTGCGCTGTTGGCGATGATGTCCGGCTACGCCTGCGATGCGATGGGCGGCGGTGTGGATTTGTCGGCTGAGGTCAAGGCGCGGTTGTTGTCGCAGTTGCGGGGCCGGCCGGATTATTTCGGGGTGTTGGCCTTTGCCGGCGAGACTGCGGTGGGGCTGGTGAATTGCTTTGAGGGCTTTTCGACCTTTCAGGCGCGCCCGTTGCTGAATGTGCATGATGTGTTCGTCAGCGCGCAGGTGCGCGGGCAGGGTCTGGCGCAGCGGATGCTGGCGCAGGTGGAGAGCGAGGCGCGCCGTCGTGGTTGTTGTAAGTTGACAATGGAGGTGCTGGAGGGCAATGCGGCGGCGCAGGCGAGTTATCGCCGCTGCGGTTTCGCGCCGTACATGCTCGATCCGGCGCTGGGCCGGGCGTTGTTCTGGGAGAAGAAGTTGGCGTAA
- the csb2 gene encoding type I-U CRISPR-associated protein Csb2 has translation MSLFLLISVRFHDGRYHGSGDWPPSPARLFQALVAAAAKPGLDASRDTLGWLEKLGAPTIAVPTNKKGRPLGLFVPNNDLDSVGGIANQIITRQGKKGTAIGFNRTGKSVQPRLFNASVPLLYVWRLTDDDKGGEKHAKSVCNIAEGLYQLGRGVDMAWAVGEVLDEAVADERLENYPGAIYRPSQGSKGVTLECPQYGSLKSLMERHEAGSMRFHHIRDEKGKIVRTEFSNAPRPRFRSVSYNSPATLLLYELRRTTERGAPFAPWPLKAAAALVRTLRDSACERLAPHFEGSGVVDKALIGRDATEADKKLRIRIIPFPSIGHPHADHGIRRVLVEVPPDCPIRSDDVAWSFAGLEVAEPVLDAETGEILSSPVELVKADDDSMLLHYGIGEDRASRVWRSVTPLALPEDARRRRIDPANKRKEAKDGKERIEEERNACRAVMQALRHAGLREKVIGLCVQREPFEGKGERVESFASGTRFSKHQLWHVMIEFVAPVSGPLVLGCGRYTGLGVMATQ, from the coding sequence ATGAGTCTATTCCTGCTCATTTCAGTCCGTTTCCACGATGGCCGCTATCATGGCTCAGGCGACTGGCCGCCTTCTCCTGCGCGTTTGTTTCAGGCGCTGGTGGCGGCTGCGGCCAAGCCTGGGCTGGATGCAAGCCGTGACACCTTGGGGTGGCTGGAGAAACTAGGTGCTCCAACCATCGCCGTACCTACGAATAAAAAAGGACGGCCTCTCGGCCTGTTTGTTCCGAACAATGATCTTGATTCGGTCGGTGGGATCGCAAATCAGATTATTACCCGGCAAGGAAAGAAAGGAACCGCAATAGGTTTTAATAGAACCGGCAAGTCCGTTCAGCCACGGCTGTTCAATGCGTCGGTACCGCTGCTCTATGTCTGGCGCCTGACTGACGATGATAAGGGTGGCGAGAAACACGCGAAGTCCGTGTGCAACATTGCCGAAGGTCTTTACCAATTGGGGCGTGGCGTGGACATGGCTTGGGCGGTGGGTGAAGTTCTGGATGAAGCCGTTGCTGATGAGCGTCTGGAGAACTATCCGGGCGCGATTTACCGGCCATCGCAAGGAAGCAAAGGCGTGACGTTGGAATGTCCACAATACGGTTCGCTCAAAAGCTTGATGGAACGTCACGAAGCAGGGTCGATGCGCTTTCATCATATTCGGGATGAAAAAGGCAAGATAGTCCGAACCGAATTTTCCAATGCGCCCAGGCCGCGGTTTCGGTCTGTGAGCTATAACAGCCCGGCGACGCTCCTGCTGTACGAGCTGCGTCGCACCACCGAGCGCGGTGCGCCTTTTGCGCCCTGGCCGTTGAAAGCGGCAGCGGCATTGGTGCGGACGTTGCGTGACAGCGCGTGCGAGCGGTTGGCACCGCACTTCGAGGGCAGTGGCGTGGTCGATAAGGCGCTCATCGGTCGTGACGCCACCGAAGCCGACAAGAAGCTTCGCATCCGCATTATCCCGTTCCCATCCATCGGCCATCCCCATGCCGACCATGGCATTCGCCGTGTGCTGGTGGAGGTGCCGCCGGATTGTCCGATCCGCTCCGACGATGTGGCATGGAGCTTTGCGGGCCTGGAAGTCGCTGAACCCGTGCTCGACGCAGAGACCGGTGAAATTCTATCCTCGCCGGTCGAGCTGGTAAAAGCGGATGACGACTCGATGCTGTTGCACTACGGTATAGGAGAAGATCGGGCGTCGCGCGTGTGGCGCAGCGTGACGCCGCTGGCTCTACCGGAAGACGCGCGGCGCCGACGCATCGACCCTGCCAACAAACGCAAGGAGGCCAAGGACGGTAAGGAGCGCATCGAAGAAGAAAGGAATGCCTGCCGTGCTGTCATGCAGGCCCTGCGTCACGCTGGCCTTCGGGAAAAGGTGATCGGGCTTTGTGTGCAACGCGAACCTTTCGAAGGTAAAGGCGAGCGTGTTGAGTCTTTTGCTTCTGGCACACGCTTTTCCAAGCACCAGCTTTGGCATGTGATGATTGAATTCGTCGCACCTGTCAGCGGGCCTCTCGTGCTGGGATGCGGCCGTTATACAGGGCTTGGTGTCATGGCAACGCAATGA
- the csb2 gene encoding type I-U CRISPR-associated protein Csb2, which translates to MSLLATKGRLCPQSGASHRLAEQATTARFILAGKPLPRVEDSLRIGELVRSAVMSRSRKVLGEDQIPPNFSGHDMPAGNRHRHAFYLPSDSNSDGRIDRIVLHVPDGMDKNQQRVLAGLERLWSGNGAKWRLVLEEIGDERVGGALTHSCAIWTSVTPYLHPWHVKKRFTLEDQIRRECRERGLPEPIHLERLNEIRVGSRLCGPIRFQRFRARRRNPPDRHGSFWRLTFPEPISGPLALGFGAHFGLGLFIAQTRDP; encoded by the coding sequence ATGAGCTTGCTGGCAACCAAGGGCAGGTTATGCCCGCAATCCGGCGCCAGTCATCGTCTTGCGGAGCAGGCCACGACCGCCCGTTTCATTCTTGCCGGCAAACCGCTGCCGCGCGTGGAAGACAGCCTGCGCATCGGCGAGCTGGTGCGTAGCGCCGTCATGAGCCGATCCCGGAAGGTTCTGGGGGAAGATCAAATCCCCCCGAATTTTTCCGGCCACGACATGCCCGCAGGCAACCGTCATCGCCATGCCTTCTATCTGCCATCGGACAGCAATAGCGATGGTCGGATCGATCGTATCGTGCTGCATGTGCCCGACGGCATGGATAAAAACCAACAACGGGTGCTGGCAGGGCTGGAGCGTCTTTGGAGCGGCAACGGCGCCAAATGGCGCCTGGTGCTGGAAGAAATTGGCGATGAGCGCGTGGGCGGTGCGTTGACCCATTCCTGCGCCATCTGGACATCGGTGACGCCCTATCTGCATCCCTGGCACGTCAAAAAACGTTTCACCCTCGAAGACCAGATCCGCCGCGAATGCCGCGAACGCGGATTACCGGAACCAATCCATCTGGAACGCCTGAACGAAATCCGGGTAGGTTCGCGTCTGTGTGGGCCGATCCGCTTCCAGCGTTTTCGGGCCCGCCGCCGCAACCCGCCCGACCGCCACGGCAGCTTCTGGCGGCTGACCTTCCCGGAGCCCATCAGCGGGCCATTGGCCCTGGGCTTTGGCGCTCATTTCGGTCTAGGCTTATTCATTGCCCAGACCCGCGATCCGTAA
- the cysQ gene encoding 3'(2'),5'-bisphosphate nucleotidase CysQ, producing MTAPTPAQLRTLLPRIIDTAKAAGQAIMAVYDNADRGIVQKDDKTPVTDADYAAHRLIVEQLGALQPQYPVLSEESESIPFAERAGWATYWLIDPLDGTREFIKRNGEFTVNIALVHGHDTLLGVVYTPALGITYEAAHGLGARRHDAHGTQRIHVRAAPPTPVIAGSRSHAGPHLQAMLENIGDYELISMGSALKTCLVAEGRADLYPRLGLTSEWDTAAAQCVLEEAGGQLTDTQGRRLRYNTKESLLNPHFLAFGDASRDWVGLCPAP from the coding sequence ATGACCGCCCCCACACCCGCACAACTGCGCACCCTCCTTCCCCGCATCATCGACACCGCCAAAGCGGCCGGCCAGGCGATCATGGCGGTCTACGACAACGCCGACCGCGGCATCGTCCAGAAGGACGACAAAACGCCGGTGACCGACGCAGACTACGCCGCCCACCGGCTGATCGTCGAACAACTCGGCGCCCTACAGCCGCAGTACCCGGTCCTCTCGGAAGAGTCCGAATCGATCCCCTTCGCCGAACGCGCCGGCTGGGCAACCTACTGGCTGATCGACCCGCTCGACGGCACCCGCGAATTCATCAAACGCAACGGCGAATTCACCGTCAACATCGCCCTCGTCCACGGCCACGACACCCTGCTCGGCGTGGTCTACACGCCCGCACTGGGCATCACCTACGAAGCAGCGCACGGCCTCGGCGCGCGCCGACACGACGCACACGGCACGCAACGCATTCACGTCCGCGCCGCGCCGCCGACGCCGGTGATCGCCGGCTCCCGCTCACACGCCGGCCCCCACCTGCAAGCCATGCTCGAAAACATCGGCGACTACGAACTCATCAGCATGGGCAGCGCACTCAAGACCTGCCTCGTCGCCGAAGGCCGCGCCGACCTCTACCCGCGCCTCGGCCTGACCTCCGAATGGGACACCGCCGCCGCCCAATGCGTGCTCGAAGAAGCCGGCGGCCAACTGACCGACACACAAGGCCGGCGCCTGCGCTACAACACCAAGGAATCGCTGCTCAATCCGCACTTCCTGGCCTTCGGCGACGCCAGCCGCGACTGGGTCGGGCTCTGCCCCGCCCCATAG
- the cas7u gene encoding type I-U CRISPR-associated RAMP protein Csb1/Cas7u, which produces MSIELTTELLDQWATDPNGPVALHLKQKLLPVEGEGGVIFPPTYADIGYNIDTLSDGTKVATIDSVGSQANRMEPMFKLPDYAGLVPQIEIEYGESRKVSIFEVGHRLGDALIRSTDLKDEAQKAFKAFLDSGNAQAIAKLAPTSLVFGAWDSRDTQAKIPRLVQSVIRAWGVDKLTRSAVYAPPIDYSALDVFSEEDKAKAENDPKNPLSKRGFVNALNNSAPGGIISHSIERDIMINLVALRRLQAGNTEETKKLRRYLFGLSLVAATAPLDGFLRQGCLLTPDPKTSVRWQFINRDGSREDFSLTHELAKSYATTQAEPAAFGVGESKAVKFDKKLAKEDVKKKA; this is translated from the coding sequence ATGAGCATCGAATTGACCACCGAACTACTCGACCAATGGGCTACCGACCCGAACGGCCCGGTCGCCTTGCATCTGAAGCAAAAGCTGCTGCCCGTGGAAGGCGAAGGCGGCGTGATTTTTCCGCCGACCTACGCGGATATTGGTTACAACATCGACACCCTATCTGACGGCACCAAGGTAGCGACCATCGACAGCGTGGGCTCGCAGGCCAACCGTATGGAGCCAATGTTCAAGTTACCGGATTACGCCGGACTGGTTCCACAAATTGAGATCGAATACGGCGAAAGTCGCAAGGTCTCCATCTTCGAGGTCGGGCATCGGCTGGGTGATGCGCTGATTCGCTCCACTGACCTCAAGGATGAGGCACAAAAGGCGTTCAAAGCCTTCCTCGATTCTGGCAACGCACAAGCCATTGCCAAGCTCGCGCCGACTTCGCTGGTGTTTGGCGCTTGGGACTCGCGCGACACGCAAGCCAAGATTCCCCGGCTGGTGCAGTCCGTCATTCGCGCTTGGGGCGTGGATAAATTAACGCGCTCCGCTGTATATGCTCCACCGATTGATTACAGCGCACTCGATGTCTTTTCTGAAGAAGACAAAGCAAAGGCGGAAAACGATCCCAAGAACCCGCTTTCAAAGCGCGGCTTCGTTAACGCGCTCAACAATTCTGCACCGGGAGGTATCATCAGCCATAGCATAGAGCGGGATATCATGATCAATCTCGTTGCCTTGCGCCGTTTGCAAGCGGGTAATACAGAGGAAACAAAGAAACTCCGGCGTTACTTGTTTGGCTTGTCGCTGGTCGCGGCGACTGCTCCGCTGGATGGTTTTTTGCGGCAAGGTTGCTTGCTCACACCTGATCCGAAAACGTCTGTGAGGTGGCAGTTTATCAACCGGGACGGAAGCCGTGAGGATTTTTCACTTACGCATGAATTGGCAAAGAGCTACGCAACAACTCAAGCCGAACCAGCAGCATTTGGTGTAGGTGAATCGAAAGCTGTCAAATTCGACAAGAAATTGGCGAAGGAAGACGTGAAGAAAAAGGCGTGA
- a CDS encoding IS3 family transposase (programmed frameshift), which translates to MKKSMRYSPEVRERAVRMVVEHQGEHDSQWAAMASIASKIGCAPETLRKWVRQAEREQGRREGLTTSERERLKALERENRELKRVNEILRTASAFFGPGGARPQTEEMIAYIDGHKDRYGVEPICAVLPIAPSTYYEHKAREAAPERLPPRVKRDQALAVEVRRVWEENFQVYGARKVWRQLNREGIPVARCTVERLMRSQGLRGVVRGRRCRTTIGDAVADRPLDRVNRQFTATRPNQLWVADITFVATWTGFVYVAFVVDVYARRIVGWRVSRSLKTDLVLDALEQALWSRQDTEGLVHHSDRGCQYLSVRYTGRLAEAGIEASVGSRGDSYDNALAETINGLYKAEVIYRKGPWKHMEAVEYATLEWVDWFNHRRLLEPIGNVPPAELEAAYYSQQKESAKAA; encoded by the exons ATGAAGAAGAGTATGAGATATTCCCCGGAAGTACGGGAACGGGCGGTTCGCATGGTGGTCGAACACCAGGGTGAACATGATTCGCAGTGGGCGGCGATGGCCTCGATCGCGTCCAAGATTGGCTGTGCGCCGGAGACACTTCGGAAATGGGTGAGGCAGGCCGAGCGTGAGCAGGGGCGGCGAGAGGGCCTGACGACGTCAGAGCGCGAGCGGCTCAAGGCGTTGGAGCGGGAGAACCGGGAGCTGAAGCGGGTCAACGAGATTCTGCGGACGGCGTCGGCTTTTTTCG GCCCAGGCGGAGCTCGACCGCAAACTGAAGAGATGATCGCCTACATCGACGGTCACAAGGATCGCTACGGGGTCGAGCCGATCTGCGCGGTATTGCCGATCGCCCCGTCGACCTACTACGAACACAAGGCCCGTGAAGCCGCCCCTGAGCGGTTACCGCCGCGTGTGAAACGGGATCAGGCGCTGGCCGTTGAGGTCCGGCGGGTTTGGGAAGAGAACTTCCAGGTGTATGGCGCCCGGAAGGTCTGGCGACAACTGAATCGAGAAGGGATACCGGTAGCCCGCTGCACGGTGGAGCGTCTGATGCGATCGCAGGGACTGCGCGGTGTGGTGCGGGGTCGCCGCTGCCGCACGACGATAGGTGATGCAGTGGCGGACCGTCCGCTGGACCGGGTGAACCGGCAATTTACGGCGACGCGTCCCAATCAGCTGTGGGTGGCGGATATCACCTTCGTGGCCACCTGGACAGGCTTTGTTTATGTAGCGTTCGTCGTGGACGTGTATGCCCGCCGGATCGTGGGCTGGCGCGTGTCGCGCTCGCTCAAGACGGATCTGGTGCTGGATGCGCTGGAGCAGGCGCTATGGTCGCGCCAGGACACGGAGGGTTTGGTGCATCACAGCGACCGAGGTTGCCAGTACCTGTCGGTGCGCTACACCGGGCGGCTGGCTGAGGCCGGTATCGAGGCCTCCGTCGGCAGCCGGGGTGACTCCTACGACAATGCCCTGGCGGAGACGATCAACGGCCTGTACAAGGCCGAGGTCATCTACCGCAAAGGCCCCTGGAAGCACATGGAGGCGGTTGAATACGCCACCCTGGAGTGGGTGGACTGGTTCAACCACCGTCGGTTACTGGAGCCCATCGGCAACGTACCACCGGCGGAGTTGGAGGCGGCATACTATAGCCAACAAAAGGAGTCAGCCAAGGCGGCCTGA
- a CDS encoding CRISPR-associated endonuclease Cas4/Cas1, whose protein sequence is MDEQPQQELPLPFPEFSGDLPLMPARMVNEYQYCPRLAYLEWVQGEWADSVDTVDGRFKHRRVDRPGGKLPPADALDEGDRIHARSITLSSNRLGLIAKMDLIEGDAAAVTPVDYKRGKRPHIAQGAYDPERVQVCVQGLILEEHGYRCAEGMLYYVESKERVRVPLDDELRALTRRAIDGLRFIAAGGQMPPPLEDSPKCPRCSLVGICLPDEVRYLRQGRIEPRPLAVARATALPVYVQAYKARVAKRGETLEISIDDKKVQTARLIDVSELVLMGNVYVTTPTLHELMARGIPISWHSFGGWFMGYTQGTGHKNVELRTAQYRASFDEPTCLRLAKGLVAAKIHNSRTLLRRNWKDDTLDPKHLLDDLKRDQRHCARVDSQQELLGVEGSAAARYFGHFDRLIRASGAEGALSFDFNRRNRRPPADPVNALLSYAYTLLTRAWHVTLGAVGFDPYRGYYHQPRYGRPALALDMMEPFRPLIADSAVIQAINNGEVRPSDFISAAGSVALSPDGRKRFIAAFERRMSHEVTHPLFGYRVSYRRLLEIQARLLSRYLLGDIPDYPNFTTR, encoded by the coding sequence ATGGACGAACAACCCCAACAAGAACTGCCCCTGCCGTTCCCGGAATTTTCGGGCGACCTGCCGCTGATGCCGGCGCGCATGGTCAATGAATATCAATATTGCCCGCGCCTTGCCTATCTCGAATGGGTGCAAGGCGAATGGGCCGATTCGGTCGACACCGTCGATGGCCGCTTCAAGCACCGTCGGGTGGACAGACCGGGCGGCAAGCTGCCGCCCGCAGACGCGCTGGACGAGGGCGACAGGATTCACGCCCGTTCAATCACGCTGTCGTCCAACCGCCTGGGTCTGATAGCAAAAATGGATTTGATCGAAGGCGATGCCGCAGCCGTGACGCCGGTCGATTACAAGCGCGGCAAGCGCCCTCACATTGCCCAGGGCGCCTACGACCCCGAGCGGGTGCAAGTCTGCGTGCAGGGGCTGATTCTGGAAGAACACGGCTACCGGTGTGCCGAAGGCATGTTGTACTACGTCGAGAGCAAAGAGCGTGTGCGCGTGCCGCTCGACGACGAACTGCGCGCGCTGACACGCCGCGCCATCGATGGCCTGCGCTTCATCGCCGCAGGCGGGCAGATGCCGCCGCCGCTCGAAGACAGCCCGAAATGCCCACGCTGCTCGCTGGTCGGCATCTGCCTGCCCGATGAAGTGCGCTACCTCCGCCAGGGCCGCATCGAACCGCGCCCGCTGGCCGTCGCCCGGGCCACAGCGCTGCCCGTCTACGTCCAGGCCTACAAAGCCAGGGTCGCCAAACGCGGCGAAACCCTCGAAATCAGCATCGACGACAAAAAAGTCCAGACCGCACGGCTGATCGACGTATCCGAACTCGTGCTGATGGGCAACGTCTACGTCACCACCCCGACCCTGCACGAACTCATGGCCCGCGGCATCCCCATCAGTTGGCACAGCTTCGGCGGCTGGTTCATGGGCTACACCCAGGGCACCGGCCACAAAAACGTCGAACTACGCACCGCCCAATACCGCGCCAGCTTCGATGAACCCACCTGCCTGCGTCTGGCCAAAGGGCTGGTAGCCGCCAAAATACACAACAGCCGCACCCTGCTGCGGCGCAACTGGAAAGACGACACGCTCGATCCCAAACACCTGCTCGACGACCTCAAACGCGACCAGCGACACTGCGCCCGCGTCGATAGCCAACAGGAACTGCTTGGCGTCGAAGGCAGTGCCGCCGCCCGCTACTTCGGCCACTTCGACCGGCTCATCCGCGCCAGTGGGGCTGAAGGCGCCTTGAGCTTCGACTTCAATCGACGCAACCGCCGCCCGCCTGCTGATCCCGTCAACGCCCTGCTGTCCTACGCCTACACCCTGCTGACGCGCGCCTGGCACGTCACCCTCGGCGCCGTCGGCTTCGATCCCTATCGCGGCTACTACCACCAACCGCGCTACGGCCGCCCCGCACTGGCGCTCGACATGATGGAACCGTTCCGCCCGCTCATCGCCGACTCCGCCGTCATTCAGGCCATCAACAACGGCGAAGTCCGCCCCAGCGACTTCATCTCCGCCGCCGGCAGCGTCGCGCTCAGCCCGGACGGGCGCAAGCGCTTCATCGCCGCCTTCGAGCGACGCATGAGCCACGAAGTCACCCACCCGCTATTCGGCTACCGCGTCAGCTACCGGCGCCTGCTCGAAATTCAGGCCCGTCTGCTCAGCCGCTACCTGCTGGGCGACATCCCCGACTACCCCAACTTCACCACACGGTGA